AGACAACATCTGCGCACTAGCGGCTAGGGGCAGATTCGAGAGGAAATTGCCGCAGGCACTGATCGGCAACTCGCCGCGACGGAGATGCGGACGGAGATCGCAATCGAACGATTCCTCGATGGTCCTGCCGGGAACTGAAAGCACGCATCCGTTCCGCAGGTGGTACCAATTGCTCCATCGAAAGGTCAATCGTGATATTTTCTCAAGGAAGTAGTCCAAAAGCAATTTTGCAGAATCTTCGATTTTCAAAATGCCAGTGGCACAACGTCGAAAGCACCTCCAACAACGACGCAGCTGGCGCAGCATTACGGTTTTGATTTGCAGTTGCTCGGAGCTGAGACTCACGGAACAATTTTATTATTCGGGCAGATTCACAAGAGTTCACTGGGCGAAGATGCCATTGAAATGAAGCTTGCCATTGTGGATGCGCAACAGAAAATCCTTGATGATTTGTTGCAAATTCGCCCAGAGCGTGTTTTCGTGGAAGGCTTGTCTGTCCCTCAATCGTCCAAGGATGTTCTGGTATCGAAGTGTTTTTCTGATTATTGCTTGGGGCAGACATTGACTGCAGATCAAGAAAATCTGTTACTAGATTCTTTTGCTCCCGACATCTATTTGGCGCTTGCCACACAGCTTCGCAAAGCGTAAGCCTTCTTCCAACAACTACAGAAGAGGACCGCATCCGGTCTAGCCAAGCGGATTGGGCGCCACCGAGCGATAGGAAGTGGATCTTGGAAGAGAGGGAGGCCCGGGTCATGAAAATGGTTCAACAATCGTTGAATGACCAGGAGGGGCTGTCGCTCTGATATTTGGTGTCGGGCACCAACAAAATTGATCAGGCGCTTGTGATGCTGGATTTCGTCCGACCATCTACTCTAAAGATTACATTGGATTTTCCAGTCAGGTCATGCGGATGCCGGACGAAATGTACATCGCCAAGATTGGTCGAGCGCGAGCGGCTTTTGAACAACTGAATGATTCAAATGCTTGGCGGGATAGAAAGACTTTAAGGTCGTGCCAAATGCTGAAACAGCTGGTCGAGGCGTTAGGCATTCATGAATCAACTATACGGGCGCCGAATCATGAGCTGATGCTCAGATATGTGAGCGACGTCAATGTTGACGATGTGAATCGACGTATGGTGATCGATGCATTGGCGAGTCGGCTGTGTTTTTGCGGTGACCAGGAGCTCGCGGAAATTCTGGTTGCATTTGACAAGATGCACCTTCTGCCCCAACTCACATCGGAACCGCGTGTGGGGCATGCTCTAATGCTCAATAAAATATCAAAAACGCAGCCAATTTTAAAAGAACTCGCCGATATCATCGTTTCGAATGCACTTCTGCTTCCCCAGGAGCATTGTCGTCAGGTGCTTTCCGTGTTGGATAGAAGGGGGGTTTTTACAACGATCGAAGTCGAGCGCACTGCGATAGACGACGCCCTGAAGGCGGCCAAGTACTTCGTGCGCCTACCCTTTTCCTTCTGATTGAGCTTGGGTCCTCACTCCGGGGCGTATCGCACGGTGTGCGTAGCCTAACCCCCGAGTTGGAGGGCATTCCTGCCCCTGATCGAGGGATTGTCCAGCGCCCCCGAATCCAATAATCAGCCACGACTCGGCGATGTTCGCCGATGCTCTCCCGGAGCAGGAATGGCTGAAGAAAGCGATCTCGAAAAGACAGAACCGGCCTCGCCGCGGCGCCTGGAGAAGGCGCGCGAAGAAGGCAACGTGGCCCGCTCTCGCGAGCTGGTCACCTTCGTTCTGCTCGCCACCGCTGTCGCCGGCCTGTGGGCGCTGTCCGGGCCGTTGGGCCGGCACTTCCAGGCATCGTTCATCCACGGACTGCGCTTCGAGCGTGCGGCGGCCTTCGACACCTCCTTCATGCTGACGCAGGCCGGGCTGCTCGCGATGCAGGCGCTGATCGCGACGGCGCCGCTGATGGGCATGCTCGTGCTGGCCGCGCTGGTGGCGCCGCTGATGCTCGGCGGCTGGCTGTTCTCGACCCAGGCGCTGGGCCCCAAGTTCGACAAGCTCGATCCCATCGCGGGTATCAAGCGCCTGATCTCCACCCAGTCGCTGGCCGAACTGTTCAAGGCACTGGCCAAGTCGCTGCTGATCGGCGGCGTGGCCTGGCTGGTGATCATGGATGGCATGGACGAGGTCAACGCGCTGATGGCCCAGTCCGAGCGCGCCGCGCTGCCGCAGATGATCCTGCTCGTGGCGCGCAACTGCGCACTCATCACCGCCGCGCTGCTGCTGATCGCACTGGTGGACGTGCCCTGGCAGCTGTGGAGCTACTACCGCAAGCTGCGCATGTCGCGCGAGGACCTGCGCCAGGAGCACAAGGAAAGCGAGGGCGACCCGCACATCAAGGCGCAGATCCGCCGCCAGCAGCAGCAGATGGCCAAGCGCCGCATGATGTCCGAGGTGCCCAAGGCCGACATCGTGGTCACCAATCCCACGCACTTCGCGGTCGCCCTCAAGTACGTCGACGGCGACATGCGCGCGCCGCGCGTGGTGGCCAAGGGCACGGACCGCGTGGCCGAGCGCATCCGCGAGATCGCCCGGGAGAACAAGGTCGCGATCCTCGAGGCGCCGCCGCTCACGCGCGCGCTCTACAAGAACACGCGCCTGGGCGACGAGATTCCTGCCGGCCTCTACACGGCAGTGGCCGAGGTGCTGGCCTGGGTCTACCGGCTCAAGCGCTGGCAGGCCGAGGGCGGCGAGGCGCCGCGCACGCCGGGCGATCTGCCCATTCCCCAGGACCTTGAATACAACGTGCAGGCTGCATGAACGCGATCGCCACTTTCCTGCGACTGCCGCCGCAGAGCCTCTCGGGCACCCACATGAAGGGCCTGGCAGGGCCCATCCTCATCATCATGATCCTGAGCATGATGGTGCTGCCGCTGCCGCCCTTCCTGCTGGACCTGCTGTTCACCTTCAACATCGCGATGTCGGTGATGGTGCTGCTGGTCAGCATGTACACCATGAAGGCGCTGGACTTCGCCGCCTTCCCGGCGGTGCTGCTGTTCTCCACACTGCTGCGCCTGTCGCTCAACGTGGCCTCCACCCGCGTGGTGCTGATGCACGGCCATACCGGCCCCGACGCAGCGGGCAAGGTGATCGAGGCCTTCGGCCACTTCCTGGTGGGCGGCAACTTCGCGGTCGGCGTGATGGTCTTCATCATCCTGGTGCTGATCAACTTCATGGTCATCACCAAGGGCGCGGGCCGCATCGCCGAGGTCGGCGCGCGCTTCATGCTCGACGCCATGCCCGGCAAGCAGATGGCGATCGATGCCGACCTCAACGCCGGGCTGATCGGCGAGGACGTGGCGCGCAAGCGGCGCACCGAGGTCGCGCAGGAAGCCGACTTCTACGGCTCCATGGACGGTGCCAGCAAGTTCGTGCGCGGCGATGCCATCGCAGGCCTGCTGATCATGGTGATCAACATCATCGGCGGGCTGGTGGTGGGCGTGGTGCAGCACGGGCTGGACTTCTCGACTGCCGGCAAGACCTACACGCTGCTGGCCATCGGCGACGGCCTGGTGGCGCAGATCCCGGCGCTGGTGATCTCGACCGCGGCCGGCGTGATCGTGTCGCGCGTGACCACCGACGAGGACGTGGGGCGCCAGCTCACCGGCCAGCTCTTTTCCAACCCGCAGGTGCTGTTCCTCACGGCCGCGATCATCGGCCTGATGGGCATGATTCCCGGCATGCCGAACCTGGCCTTCCTGCTGATCGCGGGCAGCCTCGCCTGGTTCGGCCGCCGGCTGCTGCTGCGCGCGCCGCAGAAGGCGGCCGAGCAGGCGGCTGCCGCCAAGGCCGCGGCCGCCGCGCCGGCGACCGAGGCGGCCGAGGCCACCTGGGATGACGTGGCCCTGGTCGACCCGCTGGGCATGGAAGTCGGCTATCGGCTGATCCCGCTGGTGGACCAGTCGCAGCAGGGCGAGCTGCTGGGCCGCATCAAGAGCATCCGCAAGAAGATCGCGCAGGAGCTGGGCTTCCTGGTGCCGGTGGTGCACATCCGCGACAACCTCGAGATCCAGCCCAACAGCTACATCATCCGCCTCAAGGGCGTGGAGATCGGGCGCGGCGAGGCGTATCCGAACCAGTGGATGGCGATCAATCCCGGCCAGGTCACGGGCACGCTGCCCGGCACACCGACCCAGGACCCGGCCTTCGGCCTGCCCGCGGTGTGGATCGACGCCAGCCAGCGCCAGCAGGCGCAGGTCTTCGGCTACACGGTGGTCGACGCCTGCACGGTGATGGCCACGCACCTCAACCACCTGATCCAGACCCACGCCGCCGAGCTGCTGGGCCGCCAGGAGGTGCAGCAGCTGCTGGACCAGGTCGGCAAGACCGCTCCCAAGCTGACCGAGGACCTGGTGCCCAAGGTGCTCTCGCTGAGCACGCTGCACAAGGTGCTGCAGAACCTGCTCGAGGAGGAGGTGCCGATCCGCGACATGCGCACCATCCTCGACGTGATGGCCGAGCACGCGCCGACCGTCAAGGACGCCACCGAGCTGACCTCGCTCACGCGCCTGGCGCTGGGCCGCGCCATCGTGCAGCAGCTGTTCCCGGGCGATTCGGAGCTGCAGGTGCTCGGGCTCGACGCCGCGCTCGACGGCGTGCTGCAGCAGGCCATGACCAACAACAGCGGCATCGAGCCGGGCCTGGCCGACAACCTGCTCGCGCAGACCCAGGCCGCGATCGCGCGCCAGGAGCAGATGGGCCTGGTGCCGGTGCTGGTCGTGCAGCACTCGCTGCGCGTGCTGCTCTCTCGCTTCCTGCGGCGCAGCCTGCCGCAGCTCAAGGTGCTCTCGCATGCCGAGATCCCTGATTCCCGTCACATCAAGATCACCGCCACCATCGGAGGAAGAGTTTGAACATCATCACGGACGTGCGCAGCGCCGCACGCAAGTTCGTCGCCGCCACCAGCCGCGAAGCCCTGCGGCTGGCCCGCGAAGCGCTGGGTTCGGAGGCGATGGTGCTGACCAACCGCGTCGTCGCCGAGGGCGTGGAGATCGTCGCCATGGCGCCGGAGGAAATGGAGCAGGTGGCGGAGCACGCGACGCCTGTGGCGTCCGCTGTTGCGCCGGCACCGGCACCGGCCCCGGCGCCTGTGCCCGCGGCCGCCGTGCCGGCGCCTGAGCCCATCGCGACCGCTGCGATGCCCGCGCCCATGCCTGTGCCCTCGATGCCCCAGATGCCCTTCGTGCCCGCCATGCCTTCTCGGCCGGCGGTGCCCGTCACGCCCTTGCTGCAACGGGCCCTGCCGGCTGCGCACGTCCTCCCGACCGAGCCTGCCGTCGAGGCGCCGGCCGCCGCCGCGCGCCACGCCGACCCGGTGCTCAGCGAGCTGCACTCCATGCGCGGGATGATCGAGGAACAGCTGGCCACCGTCGTCTGGAACGACCGCCAGCGCCGCGACCCGATGCGCGGGCGCCTGCTGCGCACGCTGCTTGGCGCCGGCTTCAGCGCCCGCCTGGCCAAGGCCATGCTGGAGCACCTGCCCGCCGGCCAGAGCTATGCCGAGGGCATGGCCTTCGTGCGCTCGGAACTGGTGCGCACCGTGCCGGTGATGCAGGACGAGGATGCACTGCTGGCCCAGGGCGGCGTCTATGCGCTGATGGGCCCCACCGGCGTCGGCAAGACCACCACCACCGCCAAGCTCGCGGCGCGCTGCGTGATGCGCTTCGGCGCCGACAAGCTGGCGTTGGTCACCACCGACAGCTACCGGATCGGCGCCTACGAGCAGCTGCGCATCTATGGCCAGATCCTCAACGTGCCGGTCTACGCGGTGAAGGACGCGACCGACCTGCAACTGGTGCTCAACGACCTGCGCAACAAGCACATGGTTCTCATCGACACCGTGGGCATGAGCCAGCGCGACCGCGCCGTCTCGGAGCAGATCGCCATGCTCGGCAGCAGCCCGCGGCCGGTGAAGCGGCTGCTGCTGCTCAACGCCGCCAGCCATGGCGACACCCTCAACGAGGTGGTGCATGCCTACCGCCACGGCGCGAGCGGCAACGAATTGGCCGGCTGCATCTTCACCAAGGTGGACGAGGCCACGCACCCTGGTGCGCTCATCGACACCGTGATCCGCCACCGGCTGCCGGTGCACTACGTCTCCAGCGGCCAGAAGGTGCCGGAGAACCTGGCGCCGGCCGACCGCGCCGCGCTGGTCGACAGCGTGTTCCAGGCCAAGGCGCCGAGCGCGCTCTTCGTGCCCGGCGAGAGCGACCTGCAAGACAGGCCGGCCGCCGCCGAGGACGCGTCGGAAGTAGCGCAGGCGCAGGCCGAGACCGAGCGCCTGCGGCTGAAGT
Above is a window of Variovorax sp. RA8 DNA encoding:
- the flhF gene encoding flagellar biosynthesis protein FlhF, which produces MNIITDVRSAARKFVAATSREALRLAREALGSEAMVLTNRVVAEGVEIVAMAPEEMEQVAEHATPVASAVAPAPAPAPAPVPAAAVPAPEPIATAAMPAPMPVPSMPQMPFVPAMPSRPAVPVTPLLQRALPAAHVLPTEPAVEAPAAAARHADPVLSELHSMRGMIEEQLATVVWNDRQRRDPMRGRLLRTLLGAGFSARLAKAMLEHLPAGQSYAEGMAFVRSELVRTVPVMQDEDALLAQGGVYALMGPTGVGKTTTTAKLAARCVMRFGADKLALVTTDSYRIGAYEQLRIYGQILNVPVYAVKDATDLQLVLNDLRNKHMVLIDTVGMSQRDRAVSEQIAMLGSSPRPVKRLLLLNAASHGDTLNEVVHAYRHGASGNELAGCIFTKVDEATHPGALIDTVIRHRLPVHYVSSGQKVPENLAPADRAALVDSVFQAKAPSALFVPGESDLQDRPAAAEDASEVAQAQAETERLRLKYQQLIHAMAHDAQEVAWAAKALTDADLGFDAARELWRMAADENVLHKTVLQSLKAHAWSEIATGCDRHVLALGGQLGLKSNEGGDAYGCESSLLLSDRDGRPLAAPNQWLSTAGAGTSVAAARRAGLRPLQWVAQQDFGKPVVHALPRLPAIEFMGELQARGLAWLARAPGSTAIVDAAGGRGTLARLALAFGEAHPVRFKGKPALQAEAHAEVLLRGEHGLPALRCVVTRVMEPKSRKILAQGYLLSNIGSEVGAAQLAQWQAWAAEAEPCFRLIRQGLQLVGGMGELGDPHMMKRVLIAGQASTTVWRLLHAEGEWAGRTRSLLSQLTGRRLRPDRAPTGNVLYEGVAKMFLLLEALGT
- the flhA gene encoding flagellar biosynthesis protein FlhA, whose amino-acid sequence is MNAIATFLRLPPQSLSGTHMKGLAGPILIIMILSMMVLPLPPFLLDLLFTFNIAMSVMVLLVSMYTMKALDFAAFPAVLLFSTLLRLSLNVASTRVVLMHGHTGPDAAGKVIEAFGHFLVGGNFAVGVMVFIILVLINFMVITKGAGRIAEVGARFMLDAMPGKQMAIDADLNAGLIGEDVARKRRTEVAQEADFYGSMDGASKFVRGDAIAGLLIMVINIIGGLVVGVVQHGLDFSTAGKTYTLLAIGDGLVAQIPALVISTAAGVIVSRVTTDEDVGRQLTGQLFSNPQVLFLTAAIIGLMGMIPGMPNLAFLLIAGSLAWFGRRLLLRAPQKAAEQAAAAKAAAAAPATEAAEATWDDVALVDPLGMEVGYRLIPLVDQSQQGELLGRIKSIRKKIAQELGFLVPVVHIRDNLEIQPNSYIIRLKGVEIGRGEAYPNQWMAINPGQVTGTLPGTPTQDPAFGLPAVWIDASQRQQAQVFGYTVVDACTVMATHLNHLIQTHAAELLGRQEVQQLLDQVGKTAPKLTEDLVPKVLSLSTLHKVLQNLLEEEVPIRDMRTILDVMAEHAPTVKDATELTSLTRLALGRAIVQQLFPGDSELQVLGLDAALDGVLQQAMTNNSGIEPGLADNLLAQTQAAIARQEQMGLVPVLVVQHSLRVLLSRFLRRSLPQLKVLSHAEIPDSRHIKITATIGGRV
- the flhB gene encoding flagellar biosynthesis protein FlhB yields the protein MAEESDLEKTEPASPRRLEKAREEGNVARSRELVTFVLLATAVAGLWALSGPLGRHFQASFIHGLRFERAAAFDTSFMLTQAGLLAMQALIATAPLMGMLVLAALVAPLMLGGWLFSTQALGPKFDKLDPIAGIKRLISTQSLAELFKALAKSLLIGGVAWLVIMDGMDEVNALMAQSERAALPQMILLVARNCALITAALLLIALVDVPWQLWSYYRKLRMSREDLRQEHKESEGDPHIKAQIRRQQQQMAKRRMMSEVPKADIVVTNPTHFAVALKYVDGDMRAPRVVAKGTDRVAERIREIARENKVAILEAPPLTRALYKNTRLGDEIPAGLYTAVAEVLAWVYRLKRWQAEGGEAPRTPGDLPIPQDLEYNVQAA